The Oryza brachyantha chromosome 6, ObraRS2, whole genome shotgun sequence region aaaaaatgtttaattttagaCTTAAAACTTACACAAAACAGATGTCCTGCTTCTTTGTAATAATAACTTGACAGGTTCCGAAGCATCCCAGCTAAACGGGCATTGTTTGTACCAGCCCCTATCAAGCCCAGGGAGATGATTGCAGCCTGCATGTAccaatttaatcaaattaaaaatcaacgctcatataaattaatatggtaGGTTTTGTTGGCAAAGCTGCTAACCATAGAAACTTCCGCATCTGCATCATGGCTCAGTCTGCTCATTGTGTCCATAACATTTACCTAATTGGCAGGCAAGTTGTAGGAATGTAGACATCAGAAAAACTAGATAGCCAAATGATACAATCTAGTAATTTTGACTATCTGGGGCACATTGACAAGTTAGGATTAAACAGGGAAGAAATATGTTACTTTTCATCCAATAACCAAGATCAAATAATATTGTTCTGACTAAGCACGCTCTTCAAGAGTATTGAATTGAAATATATGGTGTAAAAGAGTGCAACACTGACTGTCATGGCATGCTATTAAATAGTTCTTTCTCAGCAATTCTATATACTGGATGATTGTGTGTGACAGCACAAAGATACCAAGCATTTAACACTACTAGAAAGAAGAACAAGTCATGTACCATACCTTTGGATTGGATATGCAAAGCAAGCCCAGAGCTAGAGGAACCGCCCTTCTAATATTCTGCTCACCATACTGTAAAAGACGCTCAAGGGAACGTACAGCCATTTCCACCCCTAACTCTTCAGCCATGGCAATTAGAGAGATCCCAAGAACTGCTGGCCCTTGGTGGGTTTCACCTTTCTCAAGATGCTCAGAACAAATGCCAAGGAGTTTTTGAACCTGCAAATCAAACAGGAAGACTCATCAAAACGAACTATGAAAAAACTTGTAACCCTGCAGCCTATCCACAATTCTTCTGTAGATGGGGAATCACCTTAAGCACATTCCCTGTCCCAGCATATGCCAGCGACATCAGTGTCACGTCACAATAATTTCTTATCTTCTCATCAAAGGTTTTAGAAACCTCTGCAGTCGCCTCCACACTTTCCTGAGAATAGTACTCAATAATGAGCATATAAACAGGAAAACAGCTAAAAACATAATGTAAGTTCATGAAAAGGTAGTGTGTAACATATGCAGGACAATAGTCAATGCTTAATCCAGAGAGCGTAGCAACTATCAAAAAGCAGTGCTTGTCGTGCACGCACGAACCTACAAGGTAGGTGCAATTAATTCAGTGCaacaacagaaaaataaacatttcagCTGGTTCAACTACTTGCAAGGTGCATGCGAACCAATGCCGAAATAATCTGTGTTATGCTGATGAATGCATCATGAATCTTGTGAACTAGAAAAGATAGGGATAGTACTCATATGTCTTTTGCAAATCTGGCAGCATTGATCAAATCTTGATATGGGAATCTGGAGAATATTTGAGAGCAGTGCCTGTTCATTCCTGACAATGATGCGCAGAACGACTCACCATACGTCCATACCTACGAGCTTGTGTGCCTTGTATTTGgataatcatcatcatctcgcCCATGAGCTGTCATGATTGCCAACGTCCCATGCCCCCCACCcagaaaaatgaaattccAATCTCCTTTGTACTAATTGACCTCCCACCTCACTGAACAAATCCCTCATCTCACAACTTGCAGCTTGGTCGCACTGTAGCTGCCACACTGCAGGAGTGTGCCCCTCGTGTCGCATGAAATAATTTGAAGAGAAGGTGGCCTCAAGTAGGAAAGAAGCAAGTTTGAGGAGGGTATATTACTGTAAAATTCGCAACGTTCACATGCCTTATAAACGCTCACACGCTGGCTGATATGGCATCCTAGTCAGCACTAAAATGATTTGATTACCCAAAATGCGGACTATTCTCTCCGCACGCTCTGCACAAGCAGTTGCAATGGTTCGAGCATTTTACAACTTGTAGCACAGTAAGAATTTAAGATCAATGAATACAAAATGCACAAGGATGAGCATACATAAAATTGGTAACCAACTTATAATCACTTATAAGCATTAGCAGATtgttaaattcattaattgaaaaacaaaagaaaaaacaacaaaatgttGGTCGTAAGACATAATAATGAAACAATGTACAGAGCAGTACAAAGGCAGTAACATATAGTAAATATGTTCATATGTACTATATGGTCCTTGAcctcaataaaaatataaatgtagaATTTGGGAGTATGAATAAGTCTAGAACCAAATTACCTGCTTTCCAAGATATAGAAGGCCAAGGGCAACAGGAAGCAAGCGTGTAATTGCTTCTGCAAGCTCTGCTTCACTACGATCCATTAAGACACATATGATTGTTTGTGCAACCTCTTCATTACAGGAGCCAACGAACACCAAACCTAAGGAGATGGCAGAAAAGACCAAGACCTCCAGAGGTACTTGGGAGTCACTCAGAAAATGTGTGAGCTTCTCTCTaatctgaaaatttttggaaacaatattaattataaatatattgttaatATAAAGTAGTTTTTAACCAATGGGATACCAAGACAAGGCCAAGGATTTGACCTCCTCTTTCTGGGAGCCAGCATAAGCGATACCAAGACCAAGGATTGCTCCAATTCGAATAATTGAATCATCCCTGCTGAAATACTCAGAAATAAGAGCATATGCCTGGAAAATATGTCACAACATCATTCACCAAGACTTGCGCATTAGCAGTTTTAGAAGATAAAGAGGGGGAAAAATAGACATACCGGATCACATTCACTCTTCACACCACAAGAAACAATTCCAATACCTAGCAAAGCCCCGGCAACAACATGGATATCATTGCTGTGCAGGTACTTGTCAAGTTGAGCAAGTCCTGAATCAGAATCCCATAGAAGAATCATTCCCTGAAAATGATTGTTTCATCAGAACCATGATCACATAATAATCTAAATGCCATGTATAGAGAAATAAACCAAGCAGTTGCATTACCAGGCTAGCAGCTGCACTAGCTTTCCCGTGGTCCTTGTTCTTGAATAGCCAGTTTCCAGAAGAACCACTGCCTGAAGAATCTGATGGTGCGGTCATGAGTTTATCCTGCAACTAGAACATTGAGAATTTTGCCTGCCCAAGAAACATTGATGAAATTCACATAACTAACCTGGCCAAATCCAGCATTCACGAACGCATTGACAAATGTTGCCGCCAGATTCTGTCTTGCTGAATCAAGACTAGAGCTTGTAGCCCCTCGGCCATCAATTAGATGAACCTAACAAATcagcatgcattttttttaatcattagcAGCAAGTTCCtgaacaaagaaaaatgtagAAACATGAAACCAGAAGATagcatttcaaaaaatttaacctTATATATGTCTTCTGGAGATTTTGGCTCCATGACCTCAATATCTCGTGCAAGTGTAAGGTAACCCTCACTCAGTTtagtattattaattatttcctcCAAAGCTTCCTTCTCATTTTCATCTGCAGCTATGTCATCAGCAACCTCGGTGCATAAACCCTTCAGCAAAGgggaaaaatatcattgaccaCATAAGCAAAGAGTGTGTGAACAATGCAGGCTATCCATAACACTGAGTTATAGACAAGAACAGCACAGATGGAAATATTGCTTCTGTTGCATGTTTGTGTGCATGAGACGAGGCTCACATGGCGTGCTATGATATACGCAAATTGCTCCTTCAGGTGAAAATCATTGGTTGCTGTAAAAATCTCCTTCACAAGGGACTAGAAACAATGAAATCTGTCAGTGCCATtatgctgaaaaaaaatatggcatGATAATATTCATTGACCCCACCTTGTTGTCAAGCAGAAGAGAAATACGCAAAGCATTTGCAAAATCTCCAAATTTCACGTAAATGTCATAAGCTATTCTAAGTGCCAACGTGTCATCAGGCGCAGGAAGATATCTGCAAGTTTCCATCCCAACACAAAAGAGTAAAGAAAGTTCAATTCTGTAAAATTAGAGAATACTAAGCCTTAATCAAAAAGGAGCAAATTCAATGACATACTTAGAAGAACTAGTGAGGTACAAGCAGGTCCTTTTGTAATTCGTGGAGTCAACATGCTTAACTAGCAAATCAAGGTTTTCAACCTGTGAAGTAAATTTGATATCACACATCAGTTATGAACCAACGAATAATGGAAATTCTTAATACAAACAAAGGaatatttgttaataatttgaaaaatagaagTTTCACATACCTCCATTAGAAGATCCACAGCTTCAGGTTCAGCGTTGTGCTGCAATATAAATAACAATGGAACTCAGTTCAATCCATCAATTGATTGATTACTGGTAGTTTAATGGCTAATACTAATGTATTTACATGTAGTGTAACAAGATATTTATgatgaagtaaaaaaaagtagaaacAAATGACATCCATGAACTCTACTCAAAATTGACCTTCATGTGGAATGAAACAATTTGCTGCACCAGTTCCGTCAGGGAATCAGTTGGCGTTTCATCATCCTGCCAAaaagaggggggaggggggggggaagagagagaactTAGCGTTAAAAATGAATGCATCTTCTAatagaacaaaaataaattgcaatATAGCAATCAAGAAATGTTAATTCCTGCCAAATAAATATCAATCAGTACAGTATAGATGTGGGGCACAAAAGTCAAGGGTTTCCAGGTGATCATTTAAAAGACTTGTTATTAAACAAATAAGATTCAATATTGTGGCTTGATGATCTTTTGCTAATGGGAAATTAAAGTTTTGTTAGGGATAAACACAGAAGTTCAAAACTTTCTTTGGCTAATGGGAAATTAAAGTTTTGTTAGGGATAAACACAGAAGTTCaaaactttctttcttttgggtAAAGAAAAAATGTGTGCAATTCATAAGATGATACGGATTATGGTCTGACCTGGCGCTTCTGGAATTCTTGTGCAATTTCACCAGCCAAATTTCTAGCAATTGAGACAATGAGGCATTGACATTGTTAGAGACATGTATTTGAACAGCAGCAATCTTAATCTCAATAACAAACAAGGGAAACAGCAAAACTGAAGACTCCAAACTTATTTCCAGATACAACCTAAATCCACAGCATAACTACCCAATCACTCCTTTTCATGCAATCAACTACACATAAGCATGCACTCCGTAGGGACCTGAAAACAATAATTTCTTGATTTATGCTTTCCTGATTTAAAGTTGCAATTTTATTTAGTACACCGAAACAGGTAGACGTTTGACTGTAccataaattctaaaataagacTAAGGATTTAATTTGATAACATGAAAGGAATAAAGTAACATAATATCAAACAGGATATGAAGATAATCGTTTGGTAATATACCACAGGAATACCTCAGGAATAAATCTTTACAATGAAGATTCATAAACAGCAACCATATCAGGAATCAAAGTGCAAgccaaaaaatttaggaaGCCTGGAAATTGATGCTACCTCACATATTCATGACCCCATGAACCAATATCACCTTCAGAGCCTATCATTCGGTACTTGAGGCTCTCCTGAAACGAGAAAAGAAAGCATGCTAGACAGTTCTTGAAGGATTGATGTTGTGCAGTTACAAATGAGAAAGTTAACTGTCTGTCTATCAATGAAAACACACTAAAAATGTATGACTATTTATGGAAGTAAATCATTCTCAGAAGTAAGCATGCAGGACAAATAAAAACACTGGGAAATTGATAGAAGGAAAAGACATCAAGAAACGGTATTTTTCACATACTCTTTCTCCTTCAGCAGACATTGTGAGGGCCAGTACTGAAAGAATATCAGCCATATACTTctgcaaaatataatcaaagaATATCATAAGAATCAAGCAGTATTTAATTTGTGGATCAACCGAGAAATCTAGATTCGATTGATACCTTCAAATCAGATTTTGGCATTGTCTCAAAGTAAGCCTTGAGAGTTCCATAGTGTGGGCGAAGGAATTTGAGAGGCTTTGGGACAGAGGTCATTGAACTTGTCGCACTACGAATCTCCTTCCTGTTAAGCATAATCGCCATTCAATGTGAAAAAATGGTTATACACTAACTAGGACAATATTCCAGCTGAGCAGATCAAACAATCTCACCATGATATGGTACAGAAAATGAACAATTAAAGCATGATGTCGAAATAACTGTGATTTCGTAGTATTGCACCCAAGCTTTAAGAGCAAAAGGATAAACTAGCATCCAACAGTATGCCAAAAATTCTATGTCGTCCTTGCAACACCAGCAACTAACCAGACAAACCAATAGCTCaagcacttttttttttgcgtttTGAATTATCATGTCAGTAAGTTTGCAGAACAAACCCCTTCCGCAGGCTAAGTAGGCAATGCAACCAAAATTCTAGCAGTTAATAATAGTTTAGATGACATGATCATCCTCGATTTGCTAAGCTACTCTCTCATCCAAACCATGCTAATTATGGAACTGGTATGTATCAATCGGTAGTCTGATAGATGCATCCGCTCAAACAGACGGGCCAGATCACACAAAAAGGAAGGCCCTGAACTAAGCATCACACTATCAGAATTATACAGAAATCTTCAATACCTCATGCTCTCGAGGGCGAGCTTCTGGACGCCGGGATCGGGGTCCTGCGCCCGCACCACGTAGAGCTCGAGCTGCTCCTTGAGCGCCTGGTCCTCCTCCGACTGCACCACCACCCAA contains the following coding sequences:
- the LOC102705083 gene encoding 26S proteasome non-ATPase regulatory subunit 2 homolog A-like; its protein translation is MPPPREDANGANDSSASASDPAQPPPPQQQPPKGKAKKKDEKKDDDLSEEDQALKEQLELYVVRAQDPDPGVQKLALESMRKEIRSATSSMTSVPKPLKFLRPHYGTLKAYFETMPKSDLKKYMADILSVLALTMSAEGERESLKYRMIGSEGDIGSWGHEYVRNLAGEIAQEFQKRQDDETPTDSLTELVQQIVSFHMKHNAEPEAVDLLMEVENLDLLVKHVDSTNYKRTCLYLTSSSKYLPAPDDTLALRIAYDIYVKFGDFANALRISLLLDNKSLVKEIFTATNDFHLKEQFAYIIARHGLCTEVADDIAADENEKEALEEIINNTKLSEGYLTLARDIEVMEPKSPEDIYKVHLIDGRGATSSSLDSARQNLAATFVNAFVNAGFGQDKLMTAPSDSSGSGSSGNWLFKNKDHGKASAAASLGMILLWDSDSGLAQLDKYLHSNDIHVVAGALLGIGIVSCGVKSECDPAYALISEYFSRDDSIIRIGAILGLGIAYAGSQKEEIREKLTHFLSDSQVPLEVLVFSAISLGLVFVGSCNEEVAQTIICVLMDRSEAELAEAITRLLPVALGLLYLGKQESVEATAEVSKTFDEKIRNYCDVTLMSLAYAGTGNVLKVQKLLGICSEHLEKGETHQGPAVLGISLIAMAEELGVEMAVRSLERLLQYGEQNIRRAVPLALGLLCISNPKVNVMDTMSRLSHDADAEVSMAAIISLGLIGAGTNNARLAGMLRNLSSYYYKEAGHLFCVRIAQGLVHLGKGLLTLSPYHSDRFLLSPIALAGLVTVLHACLDMKSIILGKYHYVLYILALAMQPRMLLTVDEDLKLLSVPVRVGQAVDVVGQAGRPKTITGFQTHSTPVLLAAGERAELATEKYLPLTPVLEGFVILRKNPEYHED